In Castanea sativa cultivar Marrone di Chiusa Pesio chromosome 6, ASM4071231v1, a single window of DNA contains:
- the LOC142639662 gene encoding uncharacterized protein LOC142639662 yields the protein MRQLIKRIEEYKRLEDDRLQNKGKAPVVSNPQQGCFQSRPRKDLRIQEPEARVGEVNVMFKELVHKIVDLIKNKPYFFWTNKMGGDPSRRNQNLYCTYHKGKGHITDQCRVLKDHLGKLVKAGYLKEFVVDPRNQEAGFKGHAGVQNKGVLAVVPVGSCTGVQPSEKKLKYTRETIAFDDDLEGIIQPHDDALMNEVLSKYDTPLVGFDGRMVILEGQISLPVNMEGKEVMVTFIVVASFSLYTVILGRPLIHAMGAVSSTLHVKVKFCN from the exons ATGAGGCAGCTAATAAAGCGTATTGAAGAATATAAGCGGTTAGAAGATGACCGGCTCCAAAATAAAGGTAAGGCCCCGGTTGTAAGTAATCCTCAACAAGGCTGTTTTCAGTCAAGGCCCCGGAAGGATTTGAGGATTCAAGAGCCGGAAGCACGAGTGGGGGAAGTGAATGTGATGTTCAAAGAGTTGGTGCACAAGATCGTGGATCTAATCAAGAATAAGCCATACTTCTTTTGGACAAACAAGATGGGGGGTGACCCATCGAGGAGAAATCAGAACCTGTACTGTACTTACCACAAAGGTAAGGGGCACATCACTGATCAATGTAGGGTGTTAAAAGATCATTTAGGGAAATTGGTGAAGGCGGGATATTTGAAAGAGTTTGTGGTGGACCCTAGGAATCAAGAGGCTGG CTTCAAGGGGCACGCTGGTGTCCAAAACAAGGGGGTGCTGGCCGTGGTGCCAGTGGGAAGTTGCACGGGCGTGCAACCCTCCGAAAAGAAGCTGAAGTACACTCGGGAGACCATTGCCTTCGACGATGATCTGGAGGGCATAATTCAACCACACGATGATGCTTTGATG AATGAAGTTCTCTCCAAGTACGATACGCCCCTTGTGGGGTTTGACGGCCGGATGGTGATCCTTGAAGGGCAGATTTCACTTCCCGTGAATATGGAAGGTAAGGAGGTGATGGTAACATTTATAGTGGTCGCTTCATTTTCTCTGTACACAGTGATCCTTGGAAGGCCATTGATTCATGCAATGGGAGCAGTATCATCCACCCTGCATGTAAAGGTCAAATTTTGCAACTGA
- the LOC142638716 gene encoding signaling peptide TAXIMIN 2-like has protein sequence MGDCQCRPLGFLIGLPFAFVSLLLSLVGCVVWIIGSVLSCLCPCCACCAGLANLAMSIVKLPIKVLQWFIDLIPC, from the exons ATGGGAGATTGCCAGTGCAGGCCGTTGGGTTTTTTGATAGGGCTTCCCTTTGCATTTGTGTCTTTGCTCTTATCTCTTGTAGGATGTGTTGTCTGGATTATTGG GTCTGTTTTGAGCTGTTTGTGTCCCTGTTGCGCATGTTGTGCTGGACTCGCAAATTTGGCTATGAGCATTGTGAAGCTTCCTATAAAAGTACTCCAATGGTTTATTGATTTGATTCCATGCTGA